In the Pocillopora verrucosa isolate sample1 chromosome 4, ASM3666991v2, whole genome shotgun sequence genome, attaaaaactccgctCGTCTTCATCTAAAGGGGGATAGGTCTTATTTTTGCATGGAGCTTCTTAATATTTAGTGTATTGTTGCCTCGGTATTTTTGAGAGCCTATTAACCATGACTGTGTGCAGGCATGCCACAGGTTTGATAAGGTGTTCTTATATGGAGAGAGCACCCAATTTTGCTTGAAATGTTAAGAAAACGTCCTctttaaagcaaaatttctaGTTTAGAAGTGCATATCAACTGGAGATTAAGATTAGTGGTCACAGTAAGGATATCCAACCCTCAAGCTCTCTTCAGTTATTCAGTTATAACTTCAGTTATTTCTAGACTGCATTCCGCTAAGAAGCTTAATGTCGACTACGTTAGTAGCTCGAGTTTTACTTCGAAGAACCAGCAAAGAAGATGGCAAGGATGGCGCAAAGAATTTCACCTGTCAACCCAGCGTTCTAAGGATCGTCTTTTTAGACAACTTTACGGTAACTTTTTTTCAGCGCAGCGCAAAAACTCCAGCCTAGCTGAGGTAACTCAGATTTTTCACTAACAAGTTCCAACGGGGAAAAGAAGTAGAACAAAAACTAATCGAGAAAAAGTCCATATATCccattttataaaaatattatttgagaTTATTTTAAGGGAATAAATGTTAATGGTTGATCCGACAAAGATTTTGCTGAAGTTGGCACGATTTAGTTCCACCGTTGAACCCTAACACAGAAAAACCAGACGTTCGctaattggttgttttgttttttttgctcaagATTCGAGACGGAACAGTCTTGCTTTTAAGTTTACTGACACGGTTATGGCTTCAACTGAATATGAAGAACATCGAAGTGAGATGAACAGATGTGGAGAAACCAAAAGCCATGAAATGCGTATCAGAAAACGAAGTCTTCTGCAGAGGTTTGCTGTTGCTATGTTTGCCGACGGGAAAATTGATAACACTGATCGAAATCATGATCAGCCGTGGTCTTCGGAAGAGGAGACCACTAAGAATCCAGAAAGTGAGGATACAAAAATACGAGTTGCTTTAGAAGTACAGCATCTTGATTGTGAACGCAAGAAGAGTCCACTAATGCTTGATTTTGACGGCATCCTGTTGAGATTACAACACGAAGAGCACAAACAACCAACAGGTTTTGCTGTCATGGAAAACCAAGTTACAATGGACGGTATAGCCGACGATCATGCAACTGATGAGGAGTCGTGGAACGTTAGACACGAAGAGATCAAAAACACCACTGAAGCGGATATGTGGAAAATGACCAACAGTGCGGCCCCAACAACATCTTTTTGTACCGCatttaagcaaagaaaacatggAATGGTGCTTATTCCGGATGATGGTAAATTTGGTCTCTCTAACTCTGGATTTGAAGATGATGGAGGTGGTAATGATAAGAAGGAAAGCCTCTGCGGTACATCAGTTAGGAAGCAAAAAAAGTCTGTGACTTTCGATCCTTCTGGACTTCTTGAAATGCCGTCAATGAACGGAACAGAACGACATGGAATAAATCTCGATCACACACCTGACAACAAAACGAGTTTGGATGAAAATATTCCAAAACAACACggcagaaaaatagaaaaaacagaAGGTTGCGATACCACAGATAATTCGTTAACTTCAGGGGATAACCCTGATCTTCTTGGTCTCCCTGTTCAATCGACAAGTTCTCCATCTGAGGGTAGACGTCCAAAAGGAATCAAAAACTGGCTAAAAGATCCACACGTGTATATGGTAAACCTTCACGTTTCCAACTATCTTTGTTTGTTGATTTAATTGACtctctgtgatattttttctcgtGTTTTAATTCTCAGGTAGCCATTATCTTTACATGTACACGCCTTGCGCAAGACTCTGTACACGGCTATTTACCGCTATTCCTCACAGAGGGATTATTATTTCCCAAGGTATATTTCAGTCTGAAGTGCTCAGctgttttcaaactcattgataattataataatataataatatttttttccgtGAATCAGGCAGCTACCGCTTATTTTCCACTCGTTCTCCTAACCAGTGGCTCTGTAGCGAGTTCAGCCTGTaacaaactgaaaaggaaaattggaagTACGGTAAGACCTAGATTAACAGCTTTTGCTAGATGGTCATTCCACGTTTGTGATGGTGGAAATGCAATGATTGCGCCAATTGTCGGATTATTtacttgatgatgatgatcGGCTGAGAGGGGCAATAAATCAACGATCATCTTAATGGCTTTATTTAACTTAACTCGACGCATGAACCATCTTTTCTCAAGTTACGATAGTCAGGAGTTCGATTCTTTAAGGGATTCTCGGAGTTTTTCTATGTCTCTTGCTTGTTACAGAACcaagaacaactttatttgttGAATTAGTCTTGATAACTTTCATACTTTCGTTGATATCCACATCTAGTGGAGCTACCTTCTGGCAAGTTTATTAGTGATGGGTGGCGTTGTTTGGAGCTATTTTCAAACCCTCTCCACCAGACAATCAACGTATGCACCAGTGTTTATGATAGGAAGTGGTCTGTCCATTATGTGCGTCATGGCACTGGTCTTCATCACTGAGCTGATCGGGGAAAATAAGGTTAGTGCTTTGAAACAAGCTTCAAAGGTTTCGAGGAGAGGCTAAGTCGCAAACTCTGATCAGTTCAGTTACAGTGTATTTTCAACCAGCTATCGGACCAATTGACTGAAAAAGTAGTCatgtttgaaattgaaatgacatagaatttcttttaaatgtcgCATTACAAAATACATACTAATCACAACTCTTAGTCAGAGCGGAGGAAAATCTCACAAGCAGCTAATGAGAATTTAAAGTAAATACAGTTAGACTGCCTGAAGTTTGGGAAATTTCGAGTGAAGGGGTAATGAAAAGGAACCGTTCCAGTCGCGGActggtttaacaatcaagaccttcaGTTTGATTGGCGATCATTTCAGTACCTTTTTCTCTCTTGACGTAAATGTTTGGTTCAGCAGTGacaatgtgaggagaaattaaagacCTGTTGGTCTTAGGAGTAAAGACTTAAGTAACGTAAATATGAGTTACGTGACGTAAATATTAGAACTAATGTTGGTTTCCCATCTGAGATCAATGAGTTAATACGGTGCTTTCCTTTCAGGAAACCAGTGGATCAGTGTTTTCCATTATCACTGTAATCGCCAGAATCTCAAGCGGTGCACTTATCATTGGTATACAGGAGTTTTATCCAGAAGAAAGGTTAGTCTATCAAATCTTTATTGTAATGTACCTTGGAAGGAACAAGAAACATGGTATTTAAAACGTTTAGATGACCAGCCGATTTCTTAAAACTCGAAAAGTGTATTCAACAGGTTTGTCTTTACCAGCTTGACCAGGCCATCGTTGACCATTTTAAATTgtaatgaaagttttaaaatcatgAATTATTTAGTAAACTCctcaattcctttattcaatTTAGAACCAGCTCAAATGAGGCAGTTAGCAACTACGTACGGCATGTGTTTCTAATGGCGCCTGGATTATTAACTCTGGTGGCATTCTTgctggttttgtttttccaaccaTCTAACTTTATATGCAAAAGTAAAGGTAAGTACATTGTCAAGTTGTTAGACGTCTCTAACTTGGGTAACGCATGGAGAATAACTGCAAATACTCTTAATTACCCCCTGACGCAATCGTGTCAAGCGTTCCTCTGTTTAAATTAGTAATCTTATTAAATGACACAAGCCTGTGTAATGCATTTACTTCGCAATGGTTGTGCGTCTATGTAGTACTGTCGTGCTCAGTTAATAAGACGGTTTTAAACTTAGAGCTTCAAGTTTGCTGGTCAACATTACATGTGGTTGTCTTTGTTGTGAACGAAAACTTCCTCTGTCAATTTATTCTTCTAGTTTCAGAAGATGTTGAGGCTCTACACGGCCAATCGTCGTTTGATGTTCAAGTTAACCAATGTCCATCGGGAGTCAAAGCAACGTCAAACCACAGCTTGGATGATAGTCACAATACCTCCATCGTGGTGGTGGATTCTTGTTCTGAGGACTCaaaactttgaattctttgaaaattgcaTTATGTGTAGAGGTTCTATCAAGTTAAAATCAAAGAGATTGTAAAGTTCATTTCTGTCTGTTATTGCTTAGATTTTACATGAAAAGTTTTGCGATCGTAGAATTCCGTAAAATAAAAGGAGACAAGTCGTAATAACTTCTCGCACCAAGATGGACGAGAGTGTACTTTTCCTAAATTTTAGATAAATAGTGATCTTctatatttaataattataacaatatcATTGCATCTTAATTGAAAATGATtctatcaattttaaaatttttttcacattttcttgttttctattGATAgctcaaagttttctttgaacCTCGCGCTCGGAAAACTGTTCACATCTCGGAACAAATAATGTGAACCGTTTAGATCAATCGCGGAGAGGCAAAAACTTTTCATAGATTATAGCTACGTGTATTATgacattttttggttttttaagaACTAGTATGGTCATGTTCGCAGTCTTAATTATGCCTGAAACTAATTTTCAACCATGAGAAAATGAGGCGAAGGACAGGAGGGCAGAGAGGGCTGGGAGGGCTGGGAGGGCTGGGAGGGCTGGGAGGGCTGGGAGGGCTG is a window encoding:
- the LOC131774666 gene encoding uncharacterized protein — its product is MRTGERLLCAAGSIFNDLCKCMFLFSLLFFMEVVELSAANTGLIILIGQIVDALTSVISGYLGDMVKVPVLSQKIGKRKSWHLMATVFMGIVLPLCFNRCFLCTGSHQTWLPTVYYGFLFSLFCMCFSVVEINHLAFITATAVSVEEQTDLSAMRTMFSFLSGIYIYVIAWGIFGHDHSVTLGPQSLSDFVYLSWIATGTGLFFAAIFHIGTKEHQKRQSKESAITDLTKAPGVVIEEFGPEDANSRRNSLAFKFTDTVMASTEYEEHRSEMNRCGETKSHEMRIRKRSLLQRFAVAMFADGKIDNTDRNHDQPWSSEEETTKNPESEDTKIRVALEVQHLDCERKKSPLMLDFDGILLRLQHEEHKQPTGFAVMENQVTMDGIADDHATDEESWNVRHEEIKNTTEADMWKMTNSAAPTTSFCTAFKQRKHGMVLIPDDGKFGLSNSGFEDDGGGNDKKESLCGTSVRKQKKSVTFDPSGLLEMPSMNGTERHGINLDHTPDNKTSLDENIPKQHGRKIEKTEGCDTTDNSLTSGDNPDLLGLPVQSTSSPSEGRRPKGIKNWLKDPHVYMVAIIFTCTRLAQDSVHGYLPLFLTEGLLFPKAATAYFPLVLLTSGSVASSACNKLKRKIGSTWSYLLASLLVMGGVVWSYFQTLSTRQSTYAPVFMIGSGLSIMCVMALVFITELIGENKETSGSVFSIITVIARISSGALIIGIQEFYPEERTSSNEAVSNYVRHVFLMAPGLLTLVAFLLVLFFQPSNFICKSKGKYIVKLLDVSNLGNAWRITANTLNYPLTQSCQAFLCLN